The following proteins come from a genomic window of Bactrocera tryoni isolate S06 chromosome 1, CSIRO_BtryS06_freeze2, whole genome shotgun sequence:
- the LOC120777206 gene encoding nicotinamide/nicotinic acid mononucleotide adenylyltransferase 1-like has protein sequence MNNQRMLPRIVLIACGSFNPPTPMHFRMFEIARDYYKTQGTHHVIGGVVSPTHDSYQKKGLVAGTHRFAMLKLALQSSTWIKPSDWEIQQTEWSRTISVLQYHQNYINNYINSPLESDMNGTLPSWMPLGLRERQDGVQLKLLCGADLLESFAVPGLWADKDIEDIVGNHGLVVISRNGSNPEKFIFESDMLKKYQKHITLITNWVLNEMSSTLIRRLISSDQSVKYLLDDRVIDYIQRHGLFNCKT, from the exons ATGAATAATCAGCGCATGTTGCCTCGGATAGTTTTGATAGCCTGTGGTTCCTTCAACCCACCGACGCCAATGCACTTTCGAATGTTTG AAATTGCACGTGATTATTACAAAACACAAGGAACACATCACGTCATTGGTGGCGTCGTTTCACCCACACACGATTCATACCAGAAAAAAGGACTCGTTGCTGGTACACATCGATTTGCTATGTTGAAATTAGCATTGCAATCCTCAACATGGATTAAA cccTCAGACTGGGAAATACAGCAAACGGAATGGTCACGCACAATCTCCGTTCTGCAGTACCATCAAAACTATATAAATAACTATATCAATTCACCACTAGAAAGTGACATGAACGGTACCCTACCTAGTTGGATGCCTCTCGGTTTGCGTGAGCGGCAGGATGGTGTGCAATTGAAATTGCTGTGTGGAGCTGATTTATTAGAATCATTTGCGGTGCCCGGATTATGGGCAGATAAGGAT attgaaGATATTGTTGGCAATCATGGTTTAGTGGTTATCTCACGTAATGGCTCTAATCCTGAAAAATTCATTTTCGAGTCAGATATGTTGAAGAAATATCAG AAACATATTACGTTAATAACTAATTGGGTACTAAACGAGATGAGTTCAACATTAATACGACGTCTTATTTCGAGCGATCAGTCTGTGAAATACTTGCTTGATGACAGGGTCATTGACTATATTCAAAGGCATGGACTATTTAATTGTAAAACGTAA